A stretch of Brassica rapa cultivar Chiifu-401-42 chromosome A08, CAAS_Brap_v3.01, whole genome shotgun sequence DNA encodes these proteins:
- the LOC103835106 gene encoding uncharacterized protein LOC103835106, with translation MSSIGASYAPLYLMQKQLKEQKKIKREKERADKAQSLAVGETSLDTGRKSNRIYPSRSSYSEHVERPNHKSEI, from the coding sequence ATGTCATCCATAGGAGCAAGTTACGCACCATTATATCTTATGCAGAAGCAGCTCAAGGAGCAGAAGAAGATAAAGAGAGAAAAGGAGAGAGCAGATAAAGCCCAAAGTCTCGCTGTCGGTGAAACCTCTTTGGACACAGGAAGGAAGTCTAACAGAATCTACCCTTCCCGCTCATCTTACAGTGAACACGTAGAGAGACCAAATCACAAGAGTGAAATCTAA
- the LOC103835104 gene encoding apoptotic chromatin condensation inducer in the nucleus gives MSSSPFPILDNRPIDKWKVTELKEELKRRRLTTQGLKVDLVRRLDDALRAEQQESQSLNTAATVAANQQAEITNATGGNVTPDRMQTTPSAAETTPEPTVVKTTTEASAAIEITPPPVVSKPEVNAGDLDDVREVAGLDSSVVDDAKLQEPEVADVKDGVGSGVTATDAIVADEASNKPQPTDSELEKAATDNQVSVTGYEVKSDCISTDSVPTNEKMDNEIAADDVKLEQNVSKSQEPSTVIGESHPMDVEKVSVGGGDVSDAANAADMTKGNNNNIDAGDSEKLNLDRSSGDESMEDEPESKQTESVTSHQVVDKSEKNDIVDAGKGEAPENKSHPLVASDKRKLPGNDQEAVGNNEPVKRQRRWNSGSVKVPEAQATNSVAPPTTTPKSTGLKRDFSRSDSSVSEDGPKERVVPPSSKEPTDSLRIDRFLRPFTLKAVQELLGKTGNVTSFWMDSIKTHCYVSYSSVEEAAATREAVYNLQWPTNGGRLLTAEFVGSEEVKAKLESPPQAKPPQPQAQAPSRPPATTLPPPPPLAKAPPVIERLPPPPPLVAEEQEAPIVTLDDLFKKTKAIPRIYYLPLSEDQVAAKLAANNK, from the exons ATGTCGTCATCACCTTTTCCAATCTTGGACAACCGCCCAATTGACAAGTGGAAGGTTACGGAGCTGAAGGAAGAGCTTAAGAGACGGAGACTCACTACACAAGGCTTGAAGGTTGATTTGGTTCGGCGTCTTGATGACGCCCTTCGTGCTGAGCAACAAGAGTCTCAGAGTCTCAATACTGCTGCTACTGTGGCAGCGAATCAACAGGCTGAGATTACTAATGCAACTGGAGGCAACGTTACACCAGATCGGATGCAAACCACTCCATCTGCAGCTGAGACAACTCCAGAACCAACTGTGGTCAAGACAACAACTGAAGCATCGGCTGCGATTGAGATAACGCCACCTCCGGTGGTTTCTAAACCAGAGGTTAACGCTGGTGACCTTGATGATGTTAGAGAAGTAGCTGGTCTTGATAGTTCAGTGGTTGATGATGCGAAGCTACAAGAGCCTGAGGTTGCAGATGTGAAAGATGGAGTGGGATCTGGTGTGACTGCAACTGATGCAATAGTTGCTGATGAGGCGTCTAATAAGCCCCAACCTACAGATTCGGAGCTTGAAAAAGCTGCTACGGACAACCAGGTATCGGTTACAGGGTATGAGGTAAAATCTGATTGTATTTCTACTGATTCTGTGCCAACTAATGAAAAAATGGATAACGAAATTGCTGCTGATGATGTCAAATTAGAACAAAATGTTAGTAAGTCCCAAGAGCCATCAACAGTCATTGGTGAATCGCATCCAATGGATGTCGAGAAGGTTTCTGTTGGAGGTGGAGATGTTAGTGATGCTGCTAATGCAGCAGATATGACCAaaggaaataataataatatcgaTGCAGGCGACTCAGAGAAGTTGAATTTAGATAGAAGTTCTGGTGATGAGTCTATGGAGGATGAGCCTGAGTCCAAGCAAACCGAATCAGTTACATCTCATCAAGTGGTGGATAAGTCTGAGAAAAATGATATTGTGGATGCTGGGAAAGGGGAAGCCCCTGAAAACAAAAGCCATCCACTTGTGGCATCTGACAAAAGAAAGCTTCCTGGTAATG ATcaagaagctgttggaaacaaTGAGCCTGTGAAAAGGCAACGCCGATGGAACTCTGGGAGTGTTAAAGTTCCTGAAGCACAGGCCACTAATAGCGTGGCACCACCCACTACAACACCGAAGTCAACTGGTCTGAAGCGTGATTTCTCCCGTTCTGACTCTTCGGTTAGTGAGGATGGACCCAAGGAACGTGTGG TTCCTCCATCATCGAAGGAGCCTACGGATTCACTCAGGATTGATCGTTTCCTTAGGCCGTTCACACTGAAAGCAGTTCAAGAGCTTCTGGGCAAAACTGGAAACGTCACTAGTTTCTGGATGGACAGCATTAAGACCCACTGCTATGTATCT TATTCTTCAGTTGAAGAAGCGGCAGCAACAAGAGAAGCAGTGTATAACCTCCAGTGGCCAACCAACGGAGGCCGCCTTCTGACAGCTGAATTTGTTGGATCAGAAGAAGTGAAGGCGAAACTGGAATCTCCTCCTCAGGCTAAGCCTCCTCAGCCACAGGCTCAGGCTCCTTCTCGCCCACCAGCAACTACTTTGCCACCACCACCGCCTTTGGCAAAAGCACCTCCAGTCATTGAACGTCTTCCTCCTCCACCTCCTCTAGTTGCTGAGGAACAAGAGGCTCCCATAGTCACTCTGGACGATCTTTTCAAGAAGACAAAAGCTATCCCCAGGATATATTACTTGCCCTTGTCAGAGGACCAAGTTGCAGCTAAACTTGCGGCTAACAACAAGTGA